In the genome of Olsenella profusa DSM 13989, one region contains:
- the acnA gene encoding aconitate hydratase AcnA, giving the protein MKLGQNELDVAVRAARMPKDMRVGSRTVSFYDVSGIPGVGLLPRALVVLLENCIRRAESDERARELVHAIVSAGLSGEQGDEIEFMPARVLFQDFTGVPVFVDFAAMRDAMVERGGDPRTVNPRIPCTLVVDHSVTADCAGRSDARRENEAREAERNAERFAFLKWASRSFGNVRIVPPGGGICHQLNIERFSEVVTTDALSERSMACFDTLVGTDSHTTTANGLGVLGWGVGGIEAEAASLGQPISLLVPAVVELRLTGALHDGVSGMDVALTVAKLLRDAQVVGNLVEVTGPGVSSLTPTQRACVANMTPEYGCTTTLFPVDENVLDYLRLTGRAHDQVDLVRAYFEAEGVFGAGGERRYARTLTLDLATVGTSLAGPSRPHNHVTPATLQDAVRHTAEAHGLGDFDETFEITMAGETHQLHRGALAIAAITSCTTATDPAMMVAAGLLAKKAREHGLSAKPWVKRILAPGSHATELLLERTGLARHVFELGFYTCGFGCMSCIGNSGGIAVGLSERAGDMELTSILSGNRNFDGRISPDVAQNYLAAPALVVAYALVGTLDVDLSHTPVGRGAQGEEVMLDDLMPTNDEVSAALAGVLTTELFEEGARGLFEGSPAWRELKVAEGDTFSWDPASTYVRRAPYFEIARHEPMRGASGARTLAFLGDFVTTDHISPAGAISPTAPAADYLRAHGVAEGDFNTYGSRRGNHEVMTRGTFANVRLENALAGGVRGWWTEDLLTGEAATIFAAAEHYRERGVDAIVVAGRMYGSGSSRDWAAKGPLLLGVRAVIAESFERIHRSNLVQMGVLPLQFMDGDSARSLGLTGRERYDIEEVDLTEGLPRHPVCQVTATAGDGKVTRFGCIVRVDTPTEGRFLAFGGILPYILERMTGACPA; this is encoded by the coding sequence ATGAAGCTGGGCCAGAATGAGCTTGACGTCGCAGTCCGAGCCGCCCGCATGCCCAAGGACATGCGGGTCGGCTCACGGACCGTGTCGTTCTATGACGTGAGCGGGATTCCGGGCGTGGGCCTTCTGCCACGGGCGCTTGTGGTGCTCCTGGAGAACTGCATCCGCCGGGCCGAGAGCGACGAGCGCGCACGAGAGCTCGTCCATGCCATCGTGTCCGCCGGCCTCTCCGGCGAGCAGGGCGACGAGATCGAGTTCATGCCTGCCCGCGTGCTCTTCCAGGACTTTACCGGCGTGCCCGTGTTCGTGGACTTCGCGGCCATGCGCGACGCCATGGTCGAGCGGGGGGGAGACCCCAGGACGGTGAACCCACGCATACCCTGCACGCTCGTCGTGGACCACTCCGTGACCGCCGATTGCGCGGGACGTTCCGATGCCAGGCGCGAGAACGAGGCACGTGAGGCCGAGCGCAACGCCGAGCGCTTCGCCTTCCTCAAATGGGCGAGCCGCTCGTTTGGCAACGTGCGCATCGTGCCGCCCGGGGGAGGCATCTGCCACCAGCTCAACATAGAGCGCTTCAGTGAGGTCGTCACGACGGACGCCCTTTCCGAGCGGTCCATGGCCTGCTTTGACACGCTCGTGGGCACCGACTCCCACACGACGACGGCCAATGGCCTGGGCGTGCTGGGCTGGGGCGTGGGCGGCATCGAGGCGGAGGCGGCGTCGCTCGGCCAGCCCATCTCCCTGCTGGTTCCCGCCGTCGTGGAGCTGAGGCTCACGGGCGCGCTCCATGACGGCGTCTCGGGCATGGATGTCGCCCTCACGGTCGCCAAGCTACTGCGTGACGCCCAGGTGGTTGGCAACCTCGTTGAGGTCACAGGGCCCGGCGTCTCGTCGCTCACGCCCACGCAGCGCGCCTGCGTCGCCAACATGACACCTGAGTATGGCTGCACCACCACGCTGTTCCCCGTGGACGAGAACGTCCTCGATTACCTGCGCCTGACAGGGCGCGCTCACGATCAGGTCGATCTCGTTCGTGCCTACTTCGAGGCGGAGGGCGTCTTTGGCGCGGGCGGGGAGCGTCGCTACGCCCGCACGCTCACGCTCGACCTCGCCACCGTGGGGACCTCGCTGGCTGGCCCGTCGCGGCCCCACAACCATGTGACGCCCGCAACGCTGCAAGATGCCGTGCGACATACGGCAGAGGCGCACGGCCTGGGCGACTTCGACGAGACCTTCGAGATCACCATGGCGGGGGAGACCCATCAGCTCCATCGGGGCGCCCTTGCCATTGCCGCCATCACGAGCTGTACGACGGCGACCGACCCGGCGATGATGGTCGCCGCGGGGCTGCTGGCCAAGAAGGCCCGCGAGCACGGGCTTTCCGCCAAGCCATGGGTCAAGCGCATCCTGGCGCCGGGCAGCCATGCCACCGAGCTTCTGCTCGAGCGCACGGGCCTCGCCCGCCACGTCTTCGAGCTTGGGTTCTATACCTGCGGGTTCGGATGCATGAGCTGCATCGGCAACTCGGGCGGGATCGCCGTGGGTCTCAGTGAGCGGGCCGGGGACATGGAGCTCACAAGCATCCTCTCGGGCAATCGCAACTTCGACGGGAGGATCTCGCCCGACGTGGCGCAGAACTACCTTGCCGCCCCTGCGCTCGTGGTGGCCTATGCGCTCGTCGGCACCCTCGACGTCGACCTCTCGCACACGCCGGTGGGCAGAGGCGCCCAGGGCGAGGAGGTCATGCTCGACGACCTCATGCCCACGAACGACGAGGTGAGCGCCGCGCTTGCGGGCGTGCTTACGACCGAGCTCTTCGAGGAGGGTGCGCGTGGGCTCTTCGAGGGCTCCCCCGCCTGGAGGGAGCTCAAGGTCGCAGAGGGCGACACGTTCTCGTGGGACCCCGCCTCCACCTACGTCCGTCGTGCCCCCTACTTCGAGATTGCCCGGCACGAGCCCATGCGGGGGGCTTCGGGCGCCCGCACCCTCGCCTTCCTGGGGGACTTCGTCACGACCGACCACATCTCTCCCGCCGGCGCCATCTCTCCCACGGCACCGGCGGCGGACTACCTGCGTGCCCACGGCGTCGCCGAGGGGGACTTCAACACCTATGGCTCCAGGCGGGGCAACCACGAGGTCATGACGAGGGGCACCTTTGCCAACGTGCGCCTGGAGAACGCCCTGGCGGGAGGCGTCCGGGGCTGGTGGACCGAGGATCTGCTCACGGGCGAGGCGGCCACGATCTTCGCGGCCGCGGAGCACTACCGGGAGCGTGGCGTGGACGCCATCGTGGTGGCGGGCAGGATGTATGGATCTGGCTCGAGCCGTGACTGGGCAGCCAAGGGCCCGCTGCTGCTGGGGGTGCGCGCCGTCATCGCGGAGAGCTTCGAGCGCATCCATCGCTCCAACCTCGTGCAGATGGGCGTGCTTCCCCTGCAGTTCATGGATGGTGACTCCGCACGCTCGCTGGGACTCACGGGGCGGGAGCGCTACGACATCGAGGAGGTCGACCTCACCGAGGGGCTTCCCAGGCACCCCGTCTGTCAGGTGACGGCCACGGCGGGGGACGGGAAGGTGACGCGCTTCGGCTGCATCGTGCGCGTGGACACGCCCACCGAGGGCAGGTTCCTGGCGTTTGGGGGTATCCTTCCCTATATCCTTGAGCGCATGACGGGTGCGTGTCCGGCGTAG
- a CDS encoding peptidylprolyl isomerase has protein sequence MGLCGNNALHTPSYTPTGAEVAVFRTSKGEIRARLDAEGAPIHVANFCELASAGFYDGLKFHRYVPGFVIQGGCPTTRAMSCEDVAAGRPGPDGMPGTGGPGYSIRQEFSTNPRNSHDDGALAMARSQDPDSAGSQFYFCLGPQHALDLGYTVFGQTIAGLDVISRLRAGDVIESVRIEQA, from the coding sequence ATGGGTCTCTGTGGGAACAACGCGCTCCATACACCCAGCTATACGCCCACGGGTGCCGAGGTCGCCGTCTTCAGGACCTCGAAGGGCGAGATCCGTGCTCGGCTCGACGCCGAGGGCGCGCCCATCCATGTGGCAAACTTCTGTGAGCTTGCGTCCGCGGGCTTCTACGATGGGCTCAAGTTCCATCGCTACGTACCGGGCTTTGTCATCCAGGGAGGCTGTCCCACCACGCGCGCGATGTCGTGCGAGGATGTGGCGGCTGGCCGGCCCGGCCCCGATGGGATGCCCGGCACGGGTGGCCCTGGCTACTCCATACGGCAGGAGTTCTCCACCAACCCCCGCAACAGCCACGATGACGGGGCGCTTGCCATGGCGCGCTCCCAGGACCCTGACTCCGCGGGTTCGCAGTTCTACTTCTGCCTGGGGCCCCAGCACGCGCTGGACTTAGGCTACACCGTCTTCGGACAGACCATCGCTGGCCTCGACGTCATCTCCCGGCTCCGTGCGGGCGACGTCATCGAGTCCGTGCGCATCGAGCAGGCCTAG
- the aroF gene encoding 3-deoxy-7-phosphoheptulonate synthase, whose product MITIVKESATPAQLEHFVSWTQDRGFRTNVSQGENETIVGIIGDTSRIDPLLLEPMGIVEEVRCVSDPFKKANRTFHPEDTAIDCGHGVRIGGGNFHVIADPRCVEGESIHRIAEVAKAARATLLRGSPYRSSTNPYSYQGMGAAGLGLLARVGHDVGMPIMDEVMDTHDVGLFVDKGIDVMQIGTRNAQDFALLREVGRTRVPVLLKRGRSETIDELLMVTEHVMSEGNSRVMLCERGIRTFEARTRYTFDVNAIPTLHRLSHLPVIADPSHAAGSRRYAAPVAPAACAAGADGLMVEVHDNPNEARSGGATALTPEGFATTMRRVSLVRDAVTTRLEA is encoded by the coding sequence ATGATCACCATCGTCAAGGAGTCGGCAACGCCCGCACAACTCGAGCACTTCGTGAGCTGGACACAGGATCGCGGCTTCAGGACCAACGTCTCCCAGGGCGAGAACGAGACCATCGTGGGCATCATCGGTGACACGAGCAGGATCGATCCCCTCCTTCTGGAGCCCATGGGCATCGTGGAGGAGGTGCGCTGCGTCTCCGACCCCTTCAAGAAGGCGAACCGCACGTTCCACCCCGAGGACACCGCCATCGACTGCGGCCATGGCGTGCGCATCGGTGGCGGCAACTTCCACGTCATCGCCGATCCCCGCTGCGTCGAGGGCGAGAGCATCCACCGCATTGCCGAGGTGGCCAAGGCCGCGAGAGCCACGCTGCTCCGGGGCAGCCCCTATCGTTCGAGCACGAATCCCTACTCGTACCAGGGCATGGGTGCGGCAGGGCTCGGGCTGCTCGCGCGGGTGGGCCACGACGTGGGCATGCCCATCATGGACGAGGTCATGGACACACACGACGTGGGGCTCTTCGTGGACAAGGGCATCGACGTCATGCAGATCGGCACGAGGAACGCCCAGGACTTCGCGCTCCTGCGGGAGGTGGGCAGGACACGGGTGCCCGTGCTCCTCAAGCGCGGAAGGTCCGAGACCATAGACGAGTTACTCATGGTGACGGAGCACGTGATGAGCGAGGGCAACTCCAGGGTCATGCTCTGCGAGCGAGGCATCCGCACCTTCGAGGCGCGCACCCGCTACACCTTTGACGTCAACGCCATCCCCACCCTCCATCGCCTCTCGCACCTCCCCGTCATCGCCGACCCCAGCCACGCCGCCGGCTCCCGGCGCTACGCCGCGCCCGTCGCCCCTGCGGCGTGCGCCGCCGGGGCGGACGGCCTCATGGTCGAGGTGCACGACAACCCCAACGAGGCACGGTCGGGCGGGGCCACGGCGCTCACGCCCGAGGGGTTCGCCACGACCATGCGACGCGTCTCCCTCGTGAGGGATGCCGTCACGACCAGGCTGGAGGCATAG
- a CDS encoding tetratricopeptide repeat protein, which translates to MNQEKFEAGKAAYQQGDILSAAQLLAEAKDPGEVSGAIDHMLGNCMMRLNRFDDAARDYADALHDASYGHKGALSCNRGRALLAAGRPQEAVAALVVATKDESYRTPYKAYTALGNANRALGNIRDAAVAFRSAAIDEANPNPSRALQDLGGCFLSLGRAVDAVEAYRTALDFVAASDEKSAIYADLGLAYVAANRMSEAVDSFGHALATPGFTLRPEAQAAYEAARKSVDAADGGDPSETDAFLAAAGYAGANAIDPLDPTGKTGEVMPSPEDTGFFSISEEDIVAQAKRERKARRKHGHRGLRVFLVILILLVLAAAGAGYAYYRGYGWPTQESVVQGFFQTTANGGDVSQYVASSVSSDDREQMRRLLPTSGSSVEIKGQDQSMQSSTMIVSVKLPAGGEQQYKVELKRDGIGWKISDISTVYASQGSDSPSISDAPSAQGGAQAGTISSNGTSDDGGSGNGND; encoded by the coding sequence GTGAATCAAGAGAAATTCGAGGCAGGCAAGGCAGCCTATCAGCAGGGGGACATCCTTTCGGCCGCGCAGCTCCTCGCGGAGGCCAAGGACCCCGGCGAGGTCTCCGGTGCCATCGATCACATGCTGGGCAACTGCATGATGCGGCTCAACCGCTTTGACGATGCCGCCCGCGACTATGCCGATGCGCTGCATGACGCCTCCTATGGTCACAAGGGTGCCCTCTCCTGCAACAGGGGCCGCGCGCTTCTGGCCGCGGGCAGGCCCCAGGAGGCCGTCGCGGCCCTCGTAGTGGCCACCAAGGACGAGTCCTATAGGACGCCCTACAAGGCCTACACGGCCCTGGGCAACGCCAACCGGGCCCTGGGCAACATCCGCGATGCGGCGGTCGCCTTCAGGAGCGCCGCCATCGACGAGGCCAACCCCAATCCCTCGCGCGCCCTCCAAGACCTGGGTGGCTGCTTCCTGTCACTGGGGCGTGCGGTCGATGCCGTCGAGGCCTATCGCACCGCCCTCGACTTCGTGGCGGCGAGCGACGAGAAGTCCGCCATCTATGCCGATCTGGGCTTGGCATACGTGGCCGCCAACCGCATGAGCGAGGCCGTCGATTCGTTTGGCCATGCCCTCGCGACGCCGGGCTTCACGCTGAGGCCCGAAGCGCAGGCCGCCTATGAGGCCGCGCGCAAGTCCGTCGATGCCGCCGATGGGGGAGACCCATCCGAGACCGACGCCTTCCTGGCGGCCGCCGGCTACGCAGGCGCCAACGCCATCGACCCGCTCGACCCCACGGGCAAGACGGGCGAGGTCATGCCCTCGCCCGAGGACACGGGCTTCTTCTCCATCAGCGAGGAGGACATCGTCGCCCAGGCCAAGAGGGAGCGCAAGGCCAGGCGCAAGCACGGCCATCGTGGCCTCAGGGTGTTCCTGGTCATCCTCATCCTGCTGGTGCTCGCCGCCGCCGGTGCGGGCTACGCCTACTACCGTGGGTATGGCTGGCCCACCCAAGAGAGCGTCGTCCAGGGCTTCTTCCAGACCACCGCGAATGGCGGCGACGTCTCGCAGTACGTCGCCTCGAGCGTCTCGAGCGATGACCGCGAGCAGATGAGGCGGCTTCTGCCCACCTCAGGGTCGAGTGTCGAGATCAAGGGCCAGGACCAGTCCATGCAGTCCTCCACCATGATCGTGAGCGTCAAGCTGCCTGCCGGTGGCGAGCAGCAGTACAAGGTCGAGCTCAAGCGTGATGGCATCGGCTGGAAGATATCCGACATCTCCACCGTGTATGCGTCGCAGGGCTCTGATTCGCCCAGCATTTCGGACGCGCCGTCTGCGCAGGGCGGCGCTCAGGCTGGTACCATATCGTCGAATGGCACATCCGACGACGGCGGCTCTGGCAACGGCAACGACTAG
- a CDS encoding zinc ribbon domain-containing protein: protein MICPNCGTSVPDDAVRCPACHADMGRIASVVPPQGTWCPSCGSLVPDGEDVCPHCGMPVARPKHARASDVSRLKIVSGEGEGTDADEAPADDTDAPQPDEDVADERFESEDTAFVPRIVSALPAEPVSGNDGLQRAGALRVRTLVVALAAALLFVGGGVLFLTHPWDPNASDSRAKSEADTSMAGFPGIVTELKGQDGGSTDAGEVESGDATTYRKLSDVYGRLKDLEERADADEQSYRTLAATADSDERTNARNEAYQLSLDVSNLISSLSDIDVTSGTYADDLDNMKTLANWLRNRTDVLNSAWKKAMQMANPSSHAQEIDGYLRDGDSYKRQFDEHYDGWKPQEK from the coding sequence GTGATCTGCCCCAACTGCGGTACAAGCGTCCCGGACGATGCCGTGCGCTGCCCTGCCTGCCATGCCGACATGGGGCGGATCGCATCTGTGGTGCCCCCTCAGGGCACCTGGTGTCCCAGCTGTGGCTCCCTGGTCCCCGACGGCGAGGACGTGTGCCCGCACTGTGGCATGCCCGTCGCGCGTCCCAAGCATGCTCGCGCGTCTGACGTGTCGCGCCTCAAGATCGTGAGCGGCGAGGGGGAAGGTACCGACGCCGACGAGGCGCCCGCGGACGACACCGACGCCCCTCAACCCGACGAGGACGTGGCTGACGAGCGCTTTGAGAGTGAGGACACCGCCTTCGTGCCGCGCATCGTGAGCGCCCTGCCGGCCGAGCCCGTCTCGGGCAACGACGGGCTGCAGCGTGCCGGTGCGCTGCGCGTGCGCACCCTGGTGGTGGCCCTAGCGGCAGCGCTGCTCTTCGTGGGTGGCGGCGTGCTCTTCCTCACGCACCCCTGGGACCCCAACGCCTCCGACTCCCGCGCCAAGTCAGAGGCGGACACCTCCATGGCGGGCTTTCCCGGCATCGTGACGGAGCTCAAGGGCCAGGATGGTGGTTCCACGGATGCCGGCGAGGTGGAGAGTGGCGATGCCACCACCTACAGGAAGCTCAGCGATGTGTATGGTCGGCTCAAGGATCTCGAGGAGCGTGCCGATGCGGACGAGCAGAGCTACCGGACGCTTGCGGCCACCGCAGACTCAGACGAGCGCACGAATGCCCGAAACGAGGCCTACCAGCTCTCCCTCGACGTGAGCAACCTCATATCGAGCCTCTCGGACATCGATGTCACGTCGGGGACCTACGCCGACGACCTCGATAACATGAAGACCCTTGCCAATTGGCTCCGCAACCGCACCGATGTGCTGAACAGCGCCTGGAAGAAGGCCATGCAGATGGCGAATCCTTCCTCCCATGCGCAGGAGATCGATGGCTATCTGCGCGACGGCGACTCGTACAAGAGGCAGTTCGACGAGCACTACGACGGATGGAAGCCCCAAGAGAAGTAG